Part of the Kitasatospora sp. NBC_00374 genome is shown below.
CCTGGCCGACTGGCGGTACGACCGCTTCGAGGTGGACGAGGCCGCGCTGCCCGGCTTCGTCGCGGGCCTCGGCCCGGAGTGGGGCGGTCTGTCGCTGACCATGCCGCTGAAGCGGGCGATCATGCCGCTGCTGGACGAGGTGAGCGAGACCGCCCGGTCCGTCGACGCCGTGAACACCGTGGTGTTCGGCCCGGACGGCCGCCGGCGGGGCGACAACACCGACATCCCCGGCCTGGTCAACGCGCTGGCCGAGCGGGGGATCGGGCGGGTCGGATCGGCCGCAGTGCTGGGAGCCGGGGCGACCGCCTCCTCCGCGCTGGCCGCGCTGGCCCAGATCTGCGACGGCGAGGTGACGGTGTACGTCCGCAGCCCCGAGCGGGCGGCGGAGATGCGCGCGCTCGGCGAACGGCTCGGGCTCGACCTGCGCACCGCCGACTGGGACCGGGCCGCCGAGGCGCCGGCCGCCCCGCTGACCATCTCCACCACCCCCGCCGGCGCCACCGACGCCTTCGCGGCCGCGGTGCCGGAGCGGCCCGGCGCGCTGTTCGACGTGCTCTACCACCCGTGGCCGACCAAGCTCGCGGCCGCCTGTGCCGAGCGCGGGGCCACCGTGCTGGGCGGGCTCGACCTGCTGGTGCACCAGGCGGTCCTGCAGTTCGAGCAGTTCACCGGGGTGGCCGCCGGTCCGCTCGCGGCGATGCGGGCCGCCGGCGAGGCCGCGCTGGCCTAGTCGAAAGCCCCCGACCTGACTGACATCCGGGCCCGGCGCCGGGCCGCGGATCCGGGAGATCCCGCAGGTCAACCATGGTGCCCGGAGACGAGGGGCGGACGTTCGATGTCCGCAACGCGGACCGTGCGCCCGGTCGGGCGCCAGACGTGAAAAGATCGGAGACGGACAGCGGCCCGGGCACTCGGGACCGCCGATGAGACGCCCGGCCCGGCCCGCAGCTGCGGTCCGGGCCGCTGACGAAGGAGCTCCGTTGGGTAGGTTGCGCTGGCTGACGGCGGGGGAGTCGCACGGTCCCGCTCTGGTCGCGACGCTGGAGGGCCTGCCGGCCGGTGTGCCGGTCACCACCGGTCTGGTGGCCGACGCGCTGGCCCGCCGCCGGCTGGGTTACGGCCGCGGTGCGCG
Proteins encoded:
- a CDS encoding shikimate dehydrogenase — encoded protein: MTTHHRAAVLGSPIAHSLSPALHRAGYAALGLADWRYDRFEVDEAALPGFVAGLGPEWGGLSLTMPLKRAIMPLLDEVSETARSVDAVNTVVFGPDGRRRGDNTDIPGLVNALAERGIGRVGSAAVLGAGATASSALAALAQICDGEVTVYVRSPERAAEMRALGERLGLDLRTADWDRAAEAPAAPLTISTTPAGATDAFAAAVPERPGALFDVLYHPWPTKLAAACAERGATVLGGLDLLVHQAVLQFEQFTGVAAGPLAAMRAAGEAALA